Proteins from one Deinococcus sp. AB2017081 genomic window:
- a CDS encoding YqgE/AlgH family protein: MSGPVTFLVASPHLHGGVFGGSVILLLEHDTGGAMGLIVNAPLPQTVSELMAEAPAQDQPGWLGGPVDPTLGWCLYREPLGLDGEIRVVDGLMVSSSLDVLRAVIDGGQEYRLVLGYAGWGAGQLTEESREGAWVWVEQDTPDLLWDVPPEQQWAEALRRLGVTPGTIMPGGAQA; this comes from the coding sequence ATGAGCGGGCCTGTTACGTTCTTAGTCGCCAGCCCTCACCTGCACGGCGGGGTGTTCGGGGGCTCCGTGATCCTGCTGCTGGAGCACGACACGGGCGGGGCCATGGGCCTGATCGTGAACGCGCCGCTGCCCCAGACGGTCTCGGAGCTGATGGCCGAGGCCCCGGCACAGGATCAGCCCGGCTGGCTGGGCGGCCCGGTCGATCCGACACTGGGCTGGTGCCTGTACCGCGAACCCCTGGGCCTGGACGGCGAGATCCGCGTGGTGGACGGTCTGATGGTGAGCTCCAGCCTGGACGTGCTGCGGGCCGTGATCGACGGTGGGCAGGAGTACCGCCTGGTGCTGGGCTACGCCGGCTGGGGCGCCGGACAGCTGACCGAGGAATCGCGGGAGGGGGCGTGGGTGTGGGTCGAGCAGGACACGCCGGATCTGCTGTGGGACGTGCCGCCCGAGCAGCAGTGGGCCGAGGCGCTGCGGCGGCTGGGGGTCACGCCGGGAACGATCATGCCGGGCGGGGCCCAGGCGTAG